A region from the Candidatus Bathyarchaeota archaeon genome encodes:
- a CDS encoding FGGY-family carbohydrate kinase, with protein MASQYLFGIDIGTFGSKGVLIDAEGTICAEHFIEHDINVVRPGWVEQDPERCYWQDFKTIIRVLLKGSGIDPGDIAGIGISSLAPDMLPIDRDGRPVRPCIIYMDRRAERECRWVLDNIGFDKVFEISGNAVDSYFAGYEVLWYLNNEPENYNRTWKILNADKYVIYKLTGEPVIDHTTATIFAPLFDYKRREWSEEICQITGVDIDKLPRSFEPHEVVGEVNSEGERETGLAEGTPVVSGAPDAMISSLSVGILNKGESAFTYGTTGCWVIVQDEPRFDPRFVNAPYFSGKYTSVGAMVTTGGLVRWFRDQFGHPEKQRAEAEGISAYRLLDEEAEKIPPGCDGLVTLPYFMGERTPIWDPMARGIIFGLNLYHTRAHIYRSLLEAAGYALKQHMEIAGEIGIEVKSIIAANGGAKSKLWRQIISDITGFPQLYVPKAPGAPFGDALLAGIGIGLFKKFDEVKRFVKVEEEVIPNKTLTEIYSKLFQVYKNLYPNTKSDAHMIHSMTAGGME; from the coding sequence ATGGCAAGTCAGTATTTGTTTGGAATAGATATAGGGACGTTCGGATCCAAGGGGGTATTAATCGACGCCGAGGGAACTATATGCGCGGAGCATTTCATCGAGCACGACATAAACGTGGTTAGGCCTGGATGGGTTGAGCAAGATCCCGAGAGATGCTACTGGCAAGACTTTAAAACCATAATCAGGGTGCTCTTGAAGGGTTCCGGGATAGATCCAGGGGATATAGCCGGTATAGGGATAAGCAGCTTAGCCCCCGACATGCTGCCCATCGATAGGGATGGAAGGCCAGTCAGGCCATGCATAATCTACATGGATCGTAGGGCGGAGAGAGAATGCAGATGGGTGCTGGACAACATAGGCTTCGATAAGGTCTTCGAGATCTCTGGAAACGCTGTCGATTCATATTTCGCAGGTTACGAAGTTTTATGGTATCTGAATAATGAGCCTGAAAACTATAATCGAACCTGGAAGATACTGAACGCCGATAAATATGTAATCTACAAGCTCACGGGCGAACCAGTTATAGATCATACGACGGCCACCATCTTCGCTCCATTATTCGATTATAAGAGGAGGGAATGGTCGGAGGAGATATGCCAGATAACAGGCGTGGATATAGATAAGCTGCCGAGATCCTTCGAGCCTCACGAAGTGGTGGGCGAGGTAAACTCGGAGGGTGAGAGGGAGACAGGATTAGCGGAGGGTACACCCGTGGTATCCGGAGCTCCAGATGCGATGATTTCATCCCTAAGCGTGGGCATACTTAATAAAGGGGAATCCGCCTTCACCTATGGCACCACTGGATGCTGGGTCATCGTTCAAGATGAGCCGCGCTTCGATCCGAGATTCGTGAATGCCCCTTACTTCTCAGGAAAATATACGAGTGTGGGGGCAATGGTCACCACAGGTGGCCTGGTTAGATGGTTCAGGGATCAATTTGGCCATCCCGAAAAACAAAGAGCAGAGGCGGAGGGAATAAGCGCCTACAGACTGTTGGATGAGGAAGCTGAGAAGATACCTCCTGGCTGCGATGGATTAGTGACATTGCCCTATTTTATGGGCGAAAGGACCCCCATATGGGATCCCATGGCTAGGGGGATCATATTCGGCTTAAACCTCTACCATACAAGGGCGCACATATACCGCTCCCTGCTTGAAGCCGCGGGCTATGCCCTCAAGCAGCATATGGAGATAGCCGGGGAAATAGGAATAGAAGTGAAAAGTATAATAGCCGCCAATGGAGGAGCTAAAAGCAAGCTGTGGAGACAAATAATCAGCGACATCACGGGGTTCCCCCAGCTATATGTCCCCAAAGCGCCAGGGGCGCCGTTCGGTGACGCTCTGCTAGCTGGGATAGGCATCGGTCTATTTAAAAAATTCGATGAGGTAAAGAGGTTCGTGAAGGTCGAGGAGGAGGTGATCCCGAACAAAACTTTGACGGAAATATACTCGAAGCTTTTCCAAGTCTATAAGAACCTATATCCAAACACCAAATCTGATGCACATATGATCCACTCCATGACCGCTGGGGGGATGGAATAG
- a CDS encoding 2-hydroxyacid dehydrogenase, with amino-acid sequence MKCLIVGDPGLPSKYIYEGVKRLERYGVTFTCIDWRKNLSMERFYSVIMEIERGGAGGVKPPRGIRKLVSDKEILIVHFAPVSSQIIENGRALRIIGCVRGGLENIDVKTAEGRGITIINAPGRNSNAVADLTMGLILALVRRIVSSHSLLKKGLWRSFSREKLPYDLKGKVLGVIGFGHIGREVAKRASAFGMAILAYDPYVDMETFSRFGAMPVDLCSLLSNSDVVSLHTRLTPETYHLIGEREFKMMKRTAFLINTARGRLVDERALVKALREEWIAGAALDVFEEEPVTSENPILRFENVVLTPHIAGSTRESILVNGPRIVCDRIEDLLRR; translated from the coding sequence GTGAAGTGCCTGATAGTTGGCGACCCTGGGTTGCCTAGTAAATATATCTATGAGGGGGTAAAGAGGCTTGAAAGGTACGGAGTGACTTTTACCTGCATTGATTGGAGAAAGAATCTATCCATGGAAAGATTCTACTCGGTTATAATGGAGATCGAACGGGGAGGAGCTGGGGGAGTGAAGCCTCCTAGAGGAATACGCAAGCTCGTATCCGATAAGGAAATTCTAATAGTCCATTTCGCCCCTGTTTCAAGCCAGATAATTGAAAACGGAAGGGCATTAAGGATAATAGGTTGTGTGAGGGGCGGCCTCGAGAACATAGATGTCAAAACCGCTGAGGGAAGGGGGATCACCATCATAAATGCTCCTGGGAGAAATTCGAACGCAGTCGCAGATTTAACCATGGGGCTGATTTTAGCCCTGGTTAGGAGGATCGTTTCATCACATTCTCTACTAAAAAAAGGCTTATGGAGAAGTTTCAGCAGAGAAAAGTTGCCGTACGACCTCAAGGGAAAAGTTTTAGGCGTTATCGGTTTTGGACACATAGGCAGAGAAGTCGCTAAGAGGGCCAGCGCATTCGGGATGGCTATACTTGCCTATGACCCCTACGTTGACATGGAGACATTCTCGAGGTTTGGAGCTATGCCCGTCGATTTATGTAGCCTGCTGAGCAATTCAGATGTAGTTTCCCTTCATACAAGGTTGACTCCTGAGACTTATCATTTAATCGGCGAAAGAGAATTTAAGATGATGAAGAGAACCGCCTTCTTAATAAACACGGCCAGGGGACGGCTAGTCGACGAAAGAGCGCTGGTCAAGGCCCTCAGAGAAGAATGGATTGCGGGGGCGGCATTGGATGTCTTTGAGGAGGAACCCGTAACCAGCGAAAACCCGATTTTACGGTTTGAAAACGTGGTCCTAACCCCCCATATAGCGGGCTCCACTAGGGAAAGTATACTTGTTAACGGTCCTAGAATCGTATGCGATCGGATAGAAGACCTATTAAGACGCTGA